A part of Chroicocephalus ridibundus chromosome 5, bChrRid1.1, whole genome shotgun sequence genomic DNA contains:
- the REELD1 gene encoding reelin domain-containing protein 1: MAVIVWACTTLCLVSYAAAFSHGASLSACADMMPKHLRAQLHSPNNNYVTVHTNMSFYFPGDKVPVTVRSTRDFMGFLLQARKVSNDEIAGTFVFIPPGSKLLTCFEDGDTVTHSDKSLKRNLSFVWKAPDQPIGDIKFFISVVQSYFVYWAKIESAIVAQRGQYKTLAGSGKKPDAVSPEPRQGPADPHPTWMASKGLTSPVAATGSPQRTPTPPASPTAIAETPAPEPGFGMGSDARPDAEPKELARPSRAVSSGSGESSIQGLEPSLPTRDPGTADALRGFISQDNASSYSTSDRAGRVASAATPRLCLMCKDKGQASTESRTILKVSPPATVSPSAPHVHTHRGDAAVTTAWFGDADAAGNLSSASRQMAERKLAPQPEVANARDEEEKEEEAAAGGNTLPWVTRPAPKSAVPGKGEDPGRGTRLLAAQLGILLVCTAALGLALAAAVRCVCAQHCHKRTEVSFSEPDPDVIAIQENGEVMHFRKIRENSFVLVQAEYNWVSPSSSGKKTII; the protein is encoded by the exons ATGGCCGTCATCGTCTGGGCATGCACAACCCTGTGCTTGGTCTCCTACGCAGCCGCCTTCTCACATGGCGCCAGCCTTTCTGCCTGTGCTGACATGATGCCCAAGCACCTGAGAGCGCAGCTGCACAGCCCCAACAACAACTACGTTACTGTCCACACCAACATGTCCTTCTACTTCCCAGGGGACAAGGTTCCAG TGACAGTGAGGAGCACCCGGGATTTTATGGGCTTTTTGCTTCAAGCTCGCAAAGTGTCTAATGATGAAATTGCTGGCACATTCGTCTTCATTCCTCCTGGTTCCAAGCTGCTGACTTGTTTTGAAGATGGTGACACCGTCACCCACTCAGACAAGTCACTGAAGAGAAACCTGTCCTTCGTGTGGAAAGCACCAGACCAACCCATCGGAGACATCAAGTTTTT CATCTCCGTAGTCCAGTCATACTTCGTTTACTGGGCAAAGATCGAATCTGCTATCGTGGCTCAGCGAGGGCAATACAAAACGCTTGCTGGAAGTGGCAAGAAGCCCGACGCCGTGAGCCCCGAGCCCCGGCAAGGACCGGCCGACCCACACCCCACCTGGATGGCGAGCAAAG GTCTCACCTCTCCCGTGGCTGCCACTGGCTCCCCACAACGCACACCCacgcctcctgccagccccactgccatCGCGGAAACGCCGGCACCGGAGCCAGGTTTTGGTATGGGGTCAGATGCTCGTCCCGATGCTGAGCCAAAGGAGCTGGCCCGGCCTTCACGGGCTGTGTCCAGTGGGAGCGGTGAGTCCAGCATTCAGGGGCTGGAGCCGTCTCTCCCCACCCGAGACCCTGGCACGGCGGATGCCTTGCGAGGTTTCATCTCCCAGGACAATGCCTCCAGCTACAGCACCTCCGACAG AGCAGGACGCGTTGCCAGCGCTGCCACCCCACGCTTGTGCCTGATGTGTAAAGACAAGGGGCAG GCCAGTACCGAGAGCAGGACCATCTTGAAAGTCTCCCCACCTGCGACAGTTTCTCCTTCTGCCCCGCACGTACACACTCACCGGGGTGACGCCGCTGTGACAACGGCCTGGTTTGGCGATGCTGACGCTGCTGGCAATTTGTCATCGGCTTCAAGGCAAATGGCAGAAAGAAAGCTGGCACCGCAGCCAGAGGTGGCAAACGCCAGGGacgaggaggagaaggaggaggaggcggcggcgggtgggAATACCCTGCCATGGGTGACCAGACCAGCTCCCAAATCTGCTGTTCCTGGGAAGGGGGAAGACCCCGGCAGAGGGACCCGACTCCTAGCAGCCCAACTCGGCATCCTCCTGGTCTGCACGGCCGCCCTGGGCCTGGCGTTGGCAGCTGCCGTGCGCTGTGTCTGTGCCCAGCATTGCCACAAGCGGACAGAGGTCTCCTTCAGCGAGCCGGACCCCGACGTCATCGCCATCCAAGAAAACGGGGAGGTGATGCACTTCCGAAAGATCCGGGAGAACAGCTTCGTGCTGGTGCAAGCCGAGTACAACTGGGTCAGCCCCTCAAGCAGCGGGAAGAAGACAATCATCTGA